In one Chitinophaga sancti genomic region, the following are encoded:
- a CDS encoding DUF6527 family protein produces MNFSCPFFGQRYFVAFTNLASFFKLTYDGETVSLHPSIGNWQFNCKSHYWINKDVIRFAPSDD; encoded by the coding sequence ATTAACTTCTCTTGTCCGTTCTTTGGCCAACGGTATTTTGTAGCATTTACAAATCTTGCGTCATTCTTTAAGTTAACTTATGATGGTGAGACAGTTTCATTGCACCCATCTATAGGTAATTGGCAATTTAATTGCAAGTCTCATTATTGGATCAATAAGGACGTAATAAGATTTGCACCTTCAGATGATTAA